In the genome of Gloeotrichia echinulata CP02, one region contains:
- a CDS encoding ISL3 family transposase: MTQLLNLPEVLVESSLQEGQVLILSVGKKAKSASCPHCGQNSRHLHQNQKCLVKDLPMGDFEVILNVNRRRFKCKKCRKTFNEKLDFLGARKRYTYRYAEYIIKQVINSNVSNVARNNGLTNEEVISMLEDVAKNVMPIDVKDLRRLGIDEISLVKGQGKFIVVLVDIDSGKLIGLVKERKQIEIKKTMRMWGEKVLSQIEEVSIDMTGNYKSLIEKICPNALVTVDRFHVTKLVHEELNRARIAEKKIASELNAPERKKVFESLKGNKFTILKAENKLTEKQKDKLNRIKQASPLIARMHSLKEDFHNLFEDNKNVVTGTLELINWLKKAEPYYQRSVQTIKRWFGEIVGYFERRTTSGVVEGINNKLKLIKRSGFGFRNFRNFEIRALLSWHYPINLAR; this comes from the coding sequence ATGACTCAACTCCTAAATTTGCCTGAAGTATTAGTAGAATCAAGCCTACAAGAGGGTCAAGTCCTAATTCTATCAGTAGGTAAAAAAGCGAAAAGTGCATCGTGCCCACACTGTGGTCAAAACTCAAGACATTTACATCAAAATCAAAAATGTTTAGTGAAAGATTTACCGATGGGGGATTTTGAAGTAATACTGAATGTCAATAGACGAAGATTCAAGTGTAAAAAATGCCGAAAAACATTTAATGAAAAGCTAGATTTTCTAGGAGCAAGAAAGAGGTATACATACCGATATGCGGAATATATTATCAAACAAGTGATTAATAGTAATGTAAGTAATGTGGCAAGAAATAATGGACTAACTAATGAAGAAGTCATATCAATGCTTGAAGATGTAGCTAAAAATGTGATGCCAATAGATGTCAAAGATTTAAGAAGATTAGGAATAGATGAAATTAGTTTGGTCAAAGGACAAGGAAAATTTATTGTCGTGCTAGTAGATATAGATTCAGGTAAATTGATAGGTTTAGTAAAAGAAAGAAAACAAATTGAAATCAAAAAAACCATGAGAATGTGGGGAGAAAAAGTTTTGTCACAAATAGAAGAAGTAAGTATTGATATGACAGGCAATTATAAATCTTTAATTGAGAAGATTTGTCCAAACGCCCTTGTAACGGTAGATAGGTTCCATGTTACTAAATTAGTACATGAAGAATTAAATCGAGCTAGGATAGCAGAAAAGAAAATAGCATCTGAGTTAAATGCCCCGGAAAGAAAAAAAGTATTTGAAAGTTTAAAAGGAAATAAATTTACAATTCTAAAAGCCGAGAATAAGCTCACCGAAAAGCAAAAAGATAAATTAAATAGAATTAAACAAGCTTCTCCTTTAATAGCTAGAATGCATTCATTAAAAGAAGATTTTCACAATTTATTTGAAGACAATAAAAATGTGGTAACGGGAACGCTAGAATTAATCAATTGGTTAAAAAAAGCTGAACCATATTATCAAAGAAGTGTGCAGACAATTAAACGGTGGTTTGGAGAAATAGTCGGATATTTTGAACGAAGGACTACCAGTGGAGTAGTAGAAGGAATAAATAATAAACTGAAGTTAATAAAGCGAAGTGGATTTGGATTTAGAAACTTTCGTAATTTTGAGATTAGAGCTTTACTTTCTTGGCATTATCCTATCAATTTAGCACGCTAA
- a CDS encoding calcium-binding protein produces the protein MGANLENLTLSGTANINGTGNSGNNNITGNSGNNTLDGGAGDDTLTGGAGDDTYIVDSLSDTIVENASEGTDTVNSSVTWTLGANLENLTLTGTDAINGTGNSGNNNITGNSGNNILDGGGGDDTLTGGAGDDTYIVDSLSDTIVENASEGTDTVNSSVTWTLGANLENLTLSGTANINGTGNSGNNNITGNSGNNTLDGGAGNDTLTGGAGDDSYIVDSLSDNIVENANEGTDTVNSSVTWALGADLENLTLTGTNAINGTGNGLNNNITGNSGNNILDGGVGNDSLIGGDGDDNLTGGAGNDSLIGGDGDDNLGGGADNDILSGGVGNDNLNGDAGDDSLSGDDGDDNLNGGDGNDSLIGGAGDDTLNGNAGNDSLIGGDGHDNLNGNAGNDTLAGGAGSNVLIGGTGDDTYIIDSADDLISESSTGGTDTIISSVDWQLFTNVENLTLTDTAINGIGNGGNNIIIGNANDNTLRGGAGSDTLTGGLGNDVFVFSNVSEAGDNITDFSVIDDKLRLTGVFPSPSPFTDFQNAKDLGYLILTGNQVQVDIDGSGPGTAITLATLNVSATLLTSTNFVF, from the coding sequence TTGGGTGCCAACCTGGAAAACCTCACCCTCAGTGGTACAGCCAACATCAACGGTACAGGTAACAGCGGCAATAACAATATTACTGGTAACTCTGGCAACAACACCCTTGATGGTGGTGCTGGTGATGACACCCTCACTGGTGGTGCTGGCGATGACACTTATATCGTTGACAGTCTGAGCGATACCATTGTTGAGAACGCCAGCGAGGGAACAGATACCGTAAATTCTTCTGTTACTTGGACATTGGGTGCCAACCTGGAAAACCTCACCCTCACTGGTACAGACGCCATCAACGGTACAGGTAACAGCGGCAATAACAATATTACTGGTAACTCTGGCAACAACATCCTTGATGGTGGTGGTGGTGATGACACCCTCACTGGTGGTGCTGGCGATGACACTTATATCGTTGACAGTCTGAGCGATACCATTGTTGAGAACGCCAGCGAGGGAACAGATACCGTAAATTCTTCTGTTACTTGGACATTGGGTGCCAACCTGGAAAACCTCACCCTCAGTGGTACAGCCAACATCAACGGTACAGGTAACAGCGGCAATAACAATATTACTGGTAACTCTGGTAACAACACCCTTGATGGTGGTGCTGGTAATGACACCCTCACTGGTGGTGCTGGCGATGACAGCTATATCGTTGACAGTCTGAGCGATAACATTGTCGAGAACGCAAACGAGGGAACTGATACCGTAAATTCTTCTGTTACTTGGGCATTGGGTGCCGACCTGGAAAACCTCACCCTCACTGGTACAAATGCCATCAACGGTACAGGTAACGGCCTCAATAACAACATTACTGGTAACTCTGGCAACAACATCCTTGATGGTGGTGTTGGTAATGACAGCCTAATTGGTGGTGATGGCGATGACAACCTCACTGGTGGCGCTGGTAATGACAGCCTAATTGGTGGTGATGGCGATGACAACCTCGGTGGTGGTGCCGATAATGACATTCTCAGTGGTGGTGTTGGTAATGACAATTTGAATGGTGATGCTGGTGATGACAGTCTCAGTGGTGATGATGGCGATGACAACCTCAATGGTGGCGATGGTAATGACAGCCTAATTGGTGGTGCTGGTGATGACACCCTCAATGGTAATGCTGGTAATGACAGCCTAATTGGTGGTGATGGCCATGACAACCTCAATGGTAATGCTGGTAATGACACCCTAGCTGGTGGTGCTGGCAGTAACGTCTTGATTGGTGGTACTGGTGACGATACCTACATTATTGATAGTGCTGATGATTTAATTTCGGAGTCCTCAACCGGGGGAACTGATACCATAATTTCTTCTGTTGATTGGCAATTGTTTACCAACGTGGAAAACCTCACCCTCACTGATACAGCCATCAACGGTATAGGTAACGGCGGCAATAACATCATTATTGGTAACGCTAATGACAACACTCTCCGTGGTGGTGCTGGTAGTGATACCCTCACTGGTGGTCTTGGTAATGATGTGTTTGTCTTCTCTAACGTAAGTGAAGCTGGTGATAACATCACTGACTTTAGTGTTATCGATGACAAGTTGCGGCTAACTGGTGTATTCCCAAGCCCTTCTCCATTTACTGATTTTCAGAATGCGAAAGATCTCGGTTATCTAATACTAACTGGTAATCAAGTTCAGGTTGACATTGATGGTAGTGGACCAGGTACTGCTATT